The Shewanella pealeana ATCC 700345 genome contains the following window.
ATCTGTTTGACGAGCAAGGAATGCAGGCAACTGAATCACATCAACGACTTCTGCAACTGGCGCACACTGGTGCACTTCGTGTACGTCAGTGATCAAAGGCAAGTTAAAAGTCGATTTAATCTCTTCAAAGATCTTCAAGCCTTCTTCCATGCCTGGGCCACGGTAAGAGTTAACTGATGAGCGGTTAGCCTTATCGAAAGAGGCCTTAAACACGTAAGGGATCCCTAACTTTTGGGTAACTTCAGCATAGGTTTCTGCAATTTGCATTGCCAAGTCACGTGACTCAAGTACGTTCATACCGCCAAATAATACAAAAGGCTTATCATTTGCGATCTCAATCGAACCTAAACTAATGATTTTATTGCTCATCAATCTCTTCTCTCTTCGTGAGCCAAGGCCGTTGCCTTGGCATTAATCAACTAAGTTTTTGCTGCGGCCTTAACTGGCGACAGCTTGTAAAATTTGGCCACAAATCCAAGCCATGTAAGTGCCTAAAGCATAGCCTAATACCGCCAGTAGCACACCAACTGGCGCAAGTGCTGGGTGGAATGCTGCGGCAACAACTGGCGCTGATGCTGCGCCGCCCACGTTAGCCTGGCTACCCACAGCCATATAGAACAATGGCGCTTTAATCAGTTTAGCCACTATCAGCATAAAGCTTGCGTGCACTATCATCCAAATAATACCGATAGCAAAGTACCAAAGGTTATCTGGATCTGCGAGCTTTGACACATCCATATGCAGACCAATAGTAGCGACTAGAATGTATAAGAATGCTGTAGCCACTTTTGATGCACCCGCCGCTTCAATATGACGTACTGGACTGAACGACATGGCTAAACCAATCGTTGTCACTGTTACAATTAACCAGAAAAACTTAGAGGTTAAACTGTAATCTCGAGTCCACGGGTAATTAGCTTCAAAAAACGGGCCTAAAAAGTCAGCTACGACATGCGCTAGGCCAGTAACACCAAAACCAATCGCTACAATCATCATCAAGTCACTCAAGCTTGGAATGCGCGCGTTTTCTGCGTGGTACTTTTCAACCTTATCTTTAAGCGCTTCAAGCGCTGTAGTATCTGCGCCCGTTCTTGCGTCTATCTGCTTGGCTTTTGATGCCATAAATAGCAGTACAGCCATCCAAATATTGGCTACGATGACGTCAACAGTCACCATGATTGAGAAAATATCACCGCCGACTTCATAAATTTCTTTCATTGCCGCTTGGTTAGCACCACCGCCAATCCAGCTACCGGCAAGAGTAGTCATGCCACGCCATACGGCATCAGGCCCAGCCCCTCCCAATACTTCGGGATTAATCGCTGAAACAATCAGCAACGCAATGGGGCCGCCAATAACGATACCCACGGTTCCGGTGAGGAACATGATAATCGCCTTAGGCCCCAAGGAAAGTATCGCTTTTAAATCAACACTCAGAATAAGTAACACTAAACACGCTGGCAGCAGGTAACGTGAGGCCACAAAATAAAGTTGCGATGTTTTACCGTCAATAATATCGAATGTGTTCAATAGTGATGGCAAGAAGTAACACATTAACAATGCTGGTACGAAGGTATAAAACTTCTTCCAAAATGCATTGCTACTATTACTGGTATAAAACACAAAGCCGAGCACGACCGCTAAAATACCTAACGCCGTAGCGTCATTAGTCACCAGCGCTGTGGTCACTGAATCCGTACTACTCATGAAGTCCATCCCCTTAATGTTGGCAATGCTTGCCTAATTATTATTCTTACAATTCAATTTATTGGTATTATTTTTACAGCTATTTTTATTTTATATCGACACTTTATTGCCATCGCTATGTGGCTGTGTCTTTTACTTAAATCTATTTTGAAACTGCACTATTAACACAAGCACTATCAACACAAAAGGGCCTTAAAGGCCCTATTGTGATACTTAATGGAAAGTTTCCACTTCCTCTTTAAGTTCTTTCAATTGCATCTTCACCAGCTCAATAACTGGATCATGTGGACTGTTTTCCACAAAATGAGTTAAATCGGCGGTAGCAACGCTAATACAACCTAACTGCTGGGCAATAAAGGCGCGCTCACGATTGAGATTTAGATCATCCTGATGCCATTGTAGTAACAAGTTACAGCACTCCATCGCAGGCTCGAAGTTATGCGCAACAATGCTGCCCGCTTTCATCTCATGCAGCATTCGAGAAATGATACGCTTGATGCTAGCTGGCTTTAAGTAGCT
Protein-coding sequences here:
- a CDS encoding DUF819 family protein; the encoded protein is MSSTDSVTTALVTNDATALGILAVVLGFVFYTSNSSNAFWKKFYTFVPALLMCYFLPSLLNTFDIIDGKTSQLYFVASRYLLPACLVLLILSVDLKAILSLGPKAIIMFLTGTVGIVIGGPIALLIVSAINPEVLGGAGPDAVWRGMTTLAGSWIGGGANQAAMKEIYEVGGDIFSIMVTVDVIVANIWMAVLLFMASKAKQIDARTGADTTALEALKDKVEKYHAENARIPSLSDLMMIVAIGFGVTGLAHVVADFLGPFFEANYPWTRDYSLTSKFFWLIVTVTTIGLAMSFSPVRHIEAAGASKVATAFLYILVATIGLHMDVSKLADPDNLWYFAIGIIWMIVHASFMLIVAKLIKAPLFYMAVGSQANVGGAASAPVVAAAFHPALAPVGVLLAVLGYALGTYMAWICGQILQAVAS